One region of Terriglobales bacterium genomic DNA includes:
- a CDS encoding TonB-dependent receptor, protein MIRRVGLAVLLMSLAVSAHAGKLGTISGHVKNASGVPQMGAMVEIISAGKVLPEATVFTDVRGFYAVMDLLPGKYEVKASAPMFLPSLRENIPVHGGAGMVVNMTLNTLADAIKLLPARRSGEDDDDWKWTLRSMANRPVLRVQNGGPVVVSNQAGQSESLKASLGFMAGSQAESFGGPSEMSTDFSLEHSLFGSGRLAFQGDVGYGPGAGATILHAAYDHALADGSRPQLALTMRRFASSPLTVARDGALEALNASFADTTTLLEVLDLHAGMEFQTVQYMGRVNAYRPFGSVDLHLSPHTVVEYQYATAEPNSRRSKGYDSAPADLTEGGLRMSMVDFNPVLEKARHQEISVSHKLDKTSLQLAAFSDSIRNAALMGVGDVDPNSPNLLPDIYSGTFTYNGGDLNTNGIRLVLQRKLNKDLTATVNYSYGGVLTMLPTDSGGSIQNLHTVRRHGVAAKLSGDAPFAKTHWIASYKWTSGGALTPVDLFNVSAGQADPYLNLFLRQPLPAGGFMPFKMEVLVDIRNLLAQGYMPVAASDGRTVYLVQSPRAVRGGLAFVF, encoded by the coding sequence ATGATAAGAAGGGTCGGACTGGCAGTACTGCTGATGAGTCTCGCGGTTTCGGCCCACGCCGGCAAGCTGGGCACGATTTCCGGACATGTGAAGAATGCCTCGGGCGTGCCGCAAATGGGCGCGATGGTGGAGATCATCTCTGCCGGCAAAGTGCTACCCGAGGCTACCGTGTTCACCGATGTGCGCGGCTTCTATGCGGTGATGGACTTGCTGCCCGGCAAGTATGAGGTCAAGGCCAGTGCGCCCATGTTTCTCCCCAGCCTGCGAGAGAACATTCCCGTTCACGGCGGCGCCGGCATGGTCGTGAACATGACCCTGAATACGCTGGCCGACGCCATCAAGCTGTTGCCGGCTCGACGGTCCGGCGAGGACGATGACGACTGGAAGTGGACCCTGCGGTCGATGGCGAACCGTCCTGTGCTGCGGGTGCAGAATGGCGGTCCGGTGGTGGTTTCAAACCAGGCTGGTCAGAGTGAGAGCCTGAAGGCCAGTCTTGGGTTCATGGCAGGATCGCAAGCGGAAAGCTTCGGCGGTCCCAGTGAAATGAGCACAGATTTTTCCCTGGAGCATTCGCTTTTCGGCTCCGGCCGCCTGGCCTTCCAGGGTGATGTTGGTTACGGACCCGGCGCAGGAGCGACGATCCTGCATGCGGCTTACGATCACGCCTTGGCGGATGGCTCCAGGCCGCAGTTGGCGCTGACCATGCGCCGCTTCGCCAGCTCGCCTTTGACCGTCGCCCGCGATGGAGCGCTGGAAGCCTTAAATGCATCTTTCGCGGACACGACCACGCTCTTGGAGGTGCTGGATCTTCACGCCGGAATGGAGTTCCAGACGGTGCAATACATGGGACGGGTGAACGCATACCGTCCTTTCGGCTCCGTGGATCTCCATCTCTCGCCGCATACCGTGGTGGAATATCAGTACGCCACGGCGGAGCCCAATTCCCGGCGCAGCAAAGGCTATGACAGCGCACCCGCCGATCTCACCGAAGGCGGACTGCGCATGTCGATGGTGGACTTTAATCCGGTTCTGGAGAAGGCGCGCCACCAGGAAATTTCGGTATCGCACAAGCTGGACAAGACCTCGCTGCAGCTGGCGGCATTTTCCGACAGCATCCGCAATGCCGCACTGATGGGCGTGGGGGATGTAGATCCCAATTCACCCAATCTGCTGCCGGATATTTATTCAGGCACTTTCACCTACAACGGCGGGGATCTGAATACCAACGGCATCCGTCTGGTACTGCAGCGAAAGCTGAACAAGGATTTGACCGCGACGGTGAACTACTCCTACGGCGGCGTCCTCACGATGCTGCCAACCGACAGCGGCGGCTCGATTCAGAACCTGCATACGGTGCGCCGTCATGGGGTCGCGGCCAAGCTTTCCGGAGATGCTCCCTTTGCCAAGACTCACTGGATCGCTTCCTACAAGTGGACCAGTGGGGGAGCGCTTACGCCGGTCGATCTGTTCAATGTCTCGGCAGGACAAGCCGATCCTTACTTGAACCTGTTCCTGCGTCAACCGCTGCCGGCGGGTGGTTTCATGCCGTTCAAGATGGAGGTCCTGGTGGACATCAGGAACTTGCTGGCGCAAGGCTACATGCCAGTGGCGGCTTCTGATGGCCGCACCGTGTACCTGGTGCAGTCCCCTCGCGCCGTTCGCGGCGGGCTGGCCTTTGTGTTCTAG
- the glpK gene encoding glycerol kinase GlpK has product MAKYVAAIDQGTTSTRFLIFDRAGRAISVAQKEHEQIYPKPGWVEHNPQEILSRTNEVITEAMAAKNLKPEDLAAVGITNQRETIVVWNKKTSKPVYNAIVWQDTRTADYVAEFSDQGGQDRLRGKCGLPLATYFSGLKLRWLLDNVAGARASAEAGDLLFGNIDTYLIWNLTGGADGGIHVTDVSNASRTQLMNLQTLDWDPEILALFNIPSSVLPRICSSSEVYGKAIVKSIQGVPIAGDLGDQQAALVGQTCFKPGEAKNTYGTGCFLLLNTGTRPVQSHCGLLTTLAYKFGKEPACYALEGSIAITGALVQWIRDNIGAIKKSSEIEALAKTVEDNGGVYFVPAFSGLFAPYWKTTARGVIAGLTGYVNKGHIARAVLEATAFQTREVVDAMKNDSGIDLDVLRTDGGMVENDLLMQFQSDILNKPVVRPVMKETTALGAAYAAGLAVGYYENLKDLCANWAVDKTWKPAMDEVKRESMYRLWKKAVARTFDWEEQPAHGIEEGLCRDRVGQTC; this is encoded by the coding sequence ATGGCAAAGTACGTTGCAGCAATCGATCAAGGCACAACCAGCACCCGCTTCCTGATATTCGACCGCGCCGGACGGGCAATCAGCGTTGCTCAGAAAGAACACGAACAGATTTATCCCAAGCCGGGGTGGGTGGAACATAACCCGCAGGAAATCCTCTCGCGGACTAACGAAGTGATCACGGAAGCTATGGCAGCCAAAAACCTGAAGCCAGAAGATCTGGCTGCCGTCGGCATCACCAACCAGCGTGAAACCATCGTCGTTTGGAATAAAAAGACCAGCAAGCCGGTCTACAACGCCATTGTATGGCAGGACACGCGCACGGCAGACTACGTTGCGGAGTTCTCCGATCAAGGCGGGCAGGATCGGTTGCGCGGCAAATGTGGTCTGCCCCTGGCCACGTACTTCAGCGGCCTGAAGCTTCGCTGGCTTCTTGACAATGTCGCCGGCGCCCGCGCATCGGCGGAAGCTGGAGACCTCCTGTTCGGCAATATTGATACCTACCTCATTTGGAATCTGACCGGCGGCGCCGATGGTGGTATTCACGTCACCGATGTCAGCAATGCCAGCCGCACACAACTGATGAACCTGCAGACCCTGGATTGGGATCCGGAGATCCTTGCGCTGTTCAATATTCCGAGCAGCGTGCTGCCGCGCATCTGCTCAAGCTCGGAGGTGTATGGCAAAGCGATCGTGAAGAGCATTCAGGGGGTGCCAATCGCCGGAGACCTGGGAGACCAGCAGGCGGCGCTGGTTGGCCAGACCTGCTTCAAGCCGGGCGAAGCCAAGAACACGTACGGGACTGGCTGCTTCCTGCTGCTGAACACAGGAACGCGTCCGGTGCAGTCGCACTGCGGGCTGCTCACTACGCTGGCATACAAGTTCGGCAAGGAGCCTGCGTGCTATGCGCTCGAAGGCAGCATCGCGATCACCGGCGCGTTGGTGCAATGGATCCGCGACAATATAGGCGCCATCAAGAAGAGCTCCGAGATTGAAGCCCTGGCCAAGACGGTGGAGGACAACGGCGGTGTGTATTTTGTGCCGGCCTTTTCCGGGTTGTTTGCGCCCTACTGGAAGACTACAGCTCGGGGCGTAATCGCGGGCCTGACCGGCTACGTGAATAAGGGCCACATCGCAAGGGCGGTGCTCGAAGCTACTGCGTTCCAGACTCGTGAGGTCGTGGACGCAATGAAAAATGATTCGGGTATCGACCTGGATGTTCTCCGCACCGACGGCGGCATGGTGGAAAACGATCTGCTGATGCAGTTCCAGTCGGACATCCTTAACAAACCCGTGGTACGGCCTGTGATGAAGGAGACGACTGCGCTGGGAGCGGCCTACGCTGCCGGCCTCGCCGTCGGGTACTACGAGAACCTCAAGGACCTGTGCGCAAATTGGGCAGTGGACAAAACGTGGAAACCCGCCATGGATGAAGTCAAACGCGAATCGATGTACAGGCTGTGGAAGAAAGCAGTGGCACGTACTTTCGACTGGGAGGAGCAACCTGCGCACGGAATTGAAGAAGGCTTGTGCCGCGACAGGGTTGGGCAAA